The Bacillus sp. NEB1478 genome contains the following window.
CCATATTCATATCAAACTCTAACATGAGCGTTCCTCCTAATGACTAGTTCCGAACTGTTATTCAAAAAATAAACCGAACCAGTCTTTGACTTTTGATTTCATACCACCAGGTTGTTTTTCCTGTGCTGGTTTTTGGCTTGTTTGTTTTTTCTTCGGTGCTGACTGGACAGCGTCGTCTGATAATGCAGATGCAACTTCTTTGCCTTGCACCTTAATATTTTTATGTGTGAAATGAATAAGCCCTACTCCTGCAGTAAACTTCGGCTCTCTTACACCGATGTAATCAGGTAAAGATACCCTTACGTTTTGCTGGAAGATATCCTGAGCCAATTCAAGCACTCCAGGAATTGCTGCTACACCACCTGTGATAACAAAACCGCCAGGCAATTCTGAATAGCCGCGCTGATGCAATTCATCATCAATCATTTCGAATATTTCAGCCATACGTGCTTCGATGATTAAAGACAGTTCATATTGGGAAATTTCTTGTTCCTGTGATGAACCAATCTGTGAAACGTTAAAGGTTTCATCTTTTGAAGCATAGTCAACAAATGAATGACCATGTTTCAATTTAATCTTTTCAGCATCTTCAGCAGAAGTTCTTAATCCAATTGAAATGTCTTTTGTAATAAAATCTCCGCCGATAGGAAGAACGGATGTAAGCTGCATCGTCCCTTGATCGAATACGGACAATGTAGTAGAACCGCCACCAATATCTATGAGCGCTACACCCAGATCCATTTCATCACGTGAAAGTGCGATGGAAGCCGTTGCTAAGGGTTCAAGGCAAATATCAGCTACGGTCAACCCGGCTCTTTCTACACATCGAAGTAAGTTATGTAAGATGGTTTTGGAACCAGTAATTACAGTCCCTTCCATTTCTAATCTAACACCTAACATGCCTCTTGGGTCAATAATTTCATCGGTTCCATCCACAATGAACTGGCGTGGAATCACATCAATGATTTCTCGTTCTGGCGGCACAGACATAACTTGTGCTGCTTCTATTACTCTAGCAATATCATCGTCTCCGATTTCACGATCTTCTCTGGATACTGCTACTACACCGTGACATGGCTGCAGTTGAATATGGTTTCCTTTGACGCCTACAATTACCGCATTAATAGGGATACCTAACATTCTCTCTGCCTGTTCAACGGCTTTTCTAATCGAACGAACAGTTTCATCGATATCTACAATGGAACCTTTACGGATTCCAGCTGATTTTGCATGGCCAACACCAATTACATTAAAGGTTTCACTGGTCATTTCTCCAATGATAACTTTAATATTGGATGTACCGATGTCTAAACTTACATATATTTCATTGCTGTTCATTCTGTGGCACCTCCTAACCTTTCTTCCCATTAAATCTTCATCAATAAAGATAATCAAATTCCCTTTATTTTCGCTTAATTATGGAATAAATTCCACAAATAACGGGTTTTCCCTCTTTTTTTTTAAAGGTTTTTTCAAATTTTTTAGGCCTTTTTACGTGAATCTGTCCATTTAGAGATTAGCAACCTACGAATTACAGCTATATTATTAAACAATCTTACCCCAAAGGCAAAAATTGCGGCTAAATATAAGTCTATACCGAGATGAACCCCTAAATAAGCTAATCCGGCTGCTAGTAGAATGTTGAAGAAAAAACCTGTAATAAATACTTTATCTTCAAAGCTGCCTTGTAAACTTGCACGGATACCGCCAAATAACGTATCAAGTGCAGCTAATACAGCAATTGATAAATAATTTGCGTATTCTGGAGGAACCCGGATATCTGACATGAAACCTAATAAAAGACCAAGCAAAAGTCCAAGTACCGGTAACCACATCTTATGTTCCCTCCTTTACCGGTTTCATAAACTTTACCCTCACAGGTTTCTCATAAGCTGGCAGGATCACCTTCGATTTTGGAGTCGATTCAACGTTAAAATTTTCACGTACGAATTCTTCAACCGCAGGTGAAGCGATAATTTTTTGTTGTAATTTTTCGCTGTTTTTTGCCAGAACTTTGATTTCGATCGGAAAAGAAGAAATCGGTTCATTATTTATGTAAATGTCTCCATTTACTTCCCGGACTGGTGTTTTTGATATGACACGCTGATCACCAATGCTTATCTCTTTTGCATCATATCTGTTCAGTTCATTTACTAGTCTTCTAAGCATATCAGGTTCAATCTTTGCAACAGGGCGATCTACTCCAATTAGCTCGTCATTAAAAGGTTCGATTGTAATCACGATTCCTTGTCCGCTAACCGTCGTTAATCCTGCTTGTTTTTTTAAATCTGCCAAAGCTTCTTCCATTGCGGCAATTTTTTCTTCCTTGCCATTCCCTTTATAATTCTCCAAAAGGTCATTGTAACGCTCTAGTTCCTCATTGAGTTCCTGCTGCCGCTGTTTCTCTTTTTCCAGATCAGCTCTAAGCTCATAAAGATCCCGAGTATCCCGAATAATAGGGTTATTCGTCGTTTCAAACTGAATAGCCAGCATTCCGCCAAGTATGAGGGCAATAGTTGCGAACATCCATTGTCTTTCTTTCAACTTTCTCATCCCTCTTCTGTAATAAATGGCTCCATTGTTATCGCGCTTTCTTGTTCAACGCGAACTTCTACGCCATCATTTACAATTTTATTAACTATATAGAGGTTAAGAGACTTTTCAAGAGCATTAGAATCTCCAATCGCTGTTATGATAAAAGGTGCCGGATATTGATTTCCATCCACGCTTACGACAGGTCCGACACAAGAAATATATGTATCATGTGAGATTCTTTGCCCATTGATAGC
Protein-coding sequences here:
- the ftsA gene encoding cell division protein FtsA — protein: MNSNEIYVSLDIGTSNIKVIIGEMTSETFNVIGVGHAKSAGIRKGSIVDIDETVRSIRKAVEQAERMLGIPINAVIVGVKGNHIQLQPCHGVVAVSREDREIGDDDIARVIEAAQVMSVPPEREIIDVIPRQFIVDGTDEIIDPRGMLGVRLEMEGTVITGSKTILHNLLRCVERAGLTVADICLEPLATASIALSRDEMDLGVALIDIGGGSTTLSVFDQGTMQLTSVLPIGGDFITKDISIGLRTSAEDAEKIKLKHGHSFVDYASKDETFNVSQIGSSQEQEISQYELSLIIEARMAEIFEMIDDELHQRGYSELPGGFVITGGVAAIPGVLELAQDIFQQNVRVSLPDYIGVREPKFTAGVGLIHFTHKNIKVQGKEVASALSDDAVQSAPKKKQTSQKPAQEKQPGGMKSKVKDWFGLFFE
- a CDS encoding DUF881 domain-containing protein codes for the protein MKERQWMFATIALILGGMLAIQFETTNNPIIRDTRDLYELRADLEKEKQRQQELNEELERYNDLLENYKGNGKEEKIAAMEEALADLKKQAGLTTVSGQGIVITIEPFNDELIGVDRPVAKIEPDMLRRLVNELNRYDAKEISIGDQRVISKTPVREVNGDIYINNEPISSFPIEIKVLAKNSEKLQQKIIASPAVEEFVRENFNVESTPKSKVILPAYEKPVRVKFMKPVKEGT
- a CDS encoding small basic family protein, which codes for MWLPVLGLLLGLLLGFMSDIRVPPEYANYLSIAVLAALDTLFGGIRASLQGSFEDKVFITGFFFNILLAAGLAYLGVHLGIDLYLAAIFAFGVRLFNNIAVIRRLLISKWTDSRKKA